In Paenibacillus sp. G2S3, a single window of DNA contains:
- a CDS encoding response regulator, with translation MYKLLIVDDEPQILEGMKRILDWEHYGFKQIETSDSTEDAVFKAVDLIPDIAIIDVCIGKNLGYEAIQKLNEVNLPTKYIIISGYSDFQYAQQAIRCGVKDYLLKPVDRIKLQEVIEKIIIEDLHGTIRDVNADSMSIDPVLGIHYDAFSKLVNRILIMIKTEFAHNISLKSVADRFQMNSTYLGQIFIKETSMKFSEYLMSYRMHRAQELIQTTNEKIHWIALSVGYNNLNYFYTQFQNHFGTSPSSLRMKS, from the coding sequence ATGTACAAACTTTTGATTGTGGATGATGAACCACAGATTTTGGAAGGCATGAAACGTATTCTGGATTGGGAGCACTATGGATTCAAGCAAATAGAAACAAGTGACTCCACTGAAGATGCCGTATTTAAAGCTGTAGATTTAATTCCTGACATTGCTATTATCGATGTATGTATCGGCAAAAATTTAGGGTATGAGGCCATCCAAAAGCTAAATGAAGTGAACCTTCCAACCAAATATATTATTATAAGCGGCTATAGTGACTTTCAATATGCCCAGCAAGCTATTCGCTGCGGAGTAAAGGATTACCTATTAAAGCCTGTGGATCGAATCAAGCTACAGGAGGTCATTGAAAAAATAATTATCGAAGATTTACATGGCACGATTAGAGATGTGAATGCTGACTCCATGAGTATTGATCCTGTACTGGGAATACATTACGATGCCTTCTCAAAGCTGGTCAATCGTATATTAATTATGATTAAAACAGAATTTGCTCATAATATTTCATTAAAATCCGTTGCTGATCGATTTCAAATGAACAGTACCTATCTTGGACAAATCTTCATTAAAGAAACAAGTATGAAGTTCTCAGAGTATCTAATGAGCTATCGGATGCATCGTGCACAAGAGCTTATCCAAACGACTAATGAGAAAATACACTGGATTGCCCTTTCTGTTGGTTATAACAACCTGAACTATTTTTATACACAATTTCAAAATCATTTTGGTACCTCTCCCTCAAGTTTACGGATGAAAAGTTAA
- a CDS encoding ABC transporter substrate-binding protein, with the protein MNRYSCFICGIILLFITLLTGCTKQNLNAANFNAEPTVNLIYYTIGDPDKDLALVNNKINDILMKKIGITITYNKIGWQEYADRMNTMISSDSPFDIAFAPDYAKYAKRGVWLKLDDYFMNLAKEMYLAIDPIFWKGAEMDDGFIYGVPTNKELAVRENWMYPDSLVEKYNIKVNQYNTLESLEPLLRMIQKNEPDYLPMELDRDSHNFFAMYGYEYIGDNRLPLMIQSLDPAAPVVNIFETREAKHILDTLRRYYQLGFINQDAALREPGSLKHGVKVFWESGSGGPLSESVWSNDLGYKIVTNPVTPEVATTEAVRGGMMVVNAHTKHPVESIKFLNLLNTDPDLRNLFQYGIEGVHYTLDQNDQVVLSSIKDSQGNPLPKANGGYTGIQYTQGNWFILSTLGGIYPDPLNKWEQFRINNSKVVESQVLGFTPDLSELNEQIDNIEIVWRKYYPSLMTGSVDVDTILPKFNHELYEAGIDKVRTEIQKQLDIWRK; encoded by the coding sequence ATGAATAGATATAGCTGCTTCATCTGTGGCATTATTCTGCTGTTCATTACATTGTTAACTGGCTGCACCAAGCAGAACTTGAACGCTGCGAACTTTAATGCAGAACCCACGGTAAATCTGATTTATTATACAATCGGTGATCCTGATAAGGATCTGGCCCTTGTTAACAACAAAATTAACGACATATTGATGAAAAAAATTGGAATTACCATAACCTATAATAAAATTGGTTGGCAGGAATATGCTGATCGCATGAATACAATGATCTCCTCTGACAGCCCTTTTGATATTGCTTTTGCTCCGGATTATGCTAAATATGCCAAACGTGGGGTATGGCTGAAGTTAGATGACTATTTCATGAATCTAGCCAAAGAAATGTACCTTGCAATAGACCCCATCTTTTGGAAGGGTGCTGAGATGGATGACGGGTTCATCTACGGCGTCCCCACCAACAAAGAATTGGCTGTACGCGAGAATTGGATGTATCCTGATTCTCTGGTAGAAAAATATAATATTAAAGTTAACCAATATAACACACTGGAATCGCTCGAACCGCTGCTTCGCATGATACAAAAAAATGAACCCGATTATTTGCCCATGGAGCTTGATCGAGACTCACACAATTTTTTTGCTATGTACGGCTACGAATATATAGGGGACAACAGACTCCCATTAATGATCCAATCTCTGGATCCTGCTGCACCTGTGGTCAATATCTTCGAAACCCGTGAAGCCAAACATATATTGGATACGTTAAGACGTTACTATCAATTAGGGTTCATTAATCAAGACGCCGCTTTGCGAGAACCAGGAAGTTTGAAACATGGTGTAAAGGTATTTTGGGAATCTGGTAGTGGCGGTCCACTCTCTGAGAGCGTCTGGAGTAACGATCTGGGGTATAAAATTGTCACCAATCCAGTAACACCCGAGGTGGCAACTACAGAAGCTGTGCGCGGAGGGATGATGGTTGTGAATGCACATACGAAGCATCCTGTGGAGAGCATCAAATTTCTAAACTTATTGAATACCGATCCTGACCTGCGTAACTTATTTCAATACGGCATTGAAGGCGTTCATTATACACTGGATCAGAATGACCAGGTTGTCCTAAGTTCGATAAAAGACAGTCAAGGAAATCCTCTTCCCAAGGCGAACGGTGGCTACACTGGCATACAATACACTCAGGGAAACTGGTTTATCTTAAGTACATTAGGTGGAATCTACCCTGACCCACTAAACAAGTGGGAGCAATTCCGCATCAACAACTCCAAGGTTGTGGAGTCCCAAGTACTGGGCTTTACTCCCGATCTGTCAGAGCTAAATGAGCAAATTGACAACATTGAGATTGTCTGGCGCAAATATTATCCAAGTCTCATGACAGGCAGTGTTGATGTCGATACCATTCTCCCTAAATTCAACCATGAGCTGTATGAAGCAGGTATTGATAAAGTACGTACGGAGATCCAGAAGCAATTGGACATTTGGAGGAAATAG
- a CDS encoding ABC transporter permease subunit encodes MQETGSVHMRTVNSAPKEKRKGRNETWKKICQNWELYIFIAPAFFYFLIFSYGPMYGIQIAFKNYIPSKGYFGSEWVGFDHFIRFFNSYYFWDLLWNTLSISLYELAIGFPIPIILALAFNEVKDGFFKRLVQTVTYAPHFISVVVMAGMIITFLSPSNGMIIHAIEGLGFSAPQFLTSPGWFKTMYVFSGVWQSAGWGTIIYLAALSGVDPGLHEAAIIDGASRFQRVRHINIPALIPTMTILLILNMGGLLSVGFEKILLLQNSLNMSSSDVISTFVYRSGLVDAQYSFSTAVGLFNSIVNCILLITVNQIVRRTSENSLW; translated from the coding sequence ATGCAAGAAACAGGAAGCGTACATATGCGAACTGTGAATTCAGCACCGAAAGAAAAGCGTAAGGGCAGAAACGAGACATGGAAGAAGATTTGTCAGAATTGGGAGCTTTACATTTTTATCGCACCCGCATTCTTTTACTTCCTCATTTTCAGCTATGGGCCGATGTATGGGATTCAGATTGCTTTTAAGAACTACATTCCGTCAAAAGGCTATTTTGGCAGTGAATGGGTAGGCTTTGATCATTTCATTCGATTTTTTAACTCGTACTATTTCTGGGATTTGCTGTGGAACACGCTCAGTATTAGCTTGTATGAATTAGCCATTGGATTCCCAATCCCAATTATTCTGGCGCTTGCGTTTAATGAAGTGAAGGATGGCTTCTTCAAGCGACTTGTTCAGACCGTTACGTATGCACCTCATTTCATTTCTGTCGTTGTTATGGCGGGGATGATTATTACCTTCTTGTCTCCATCGAACGGTATGATTATTCATGCCATTGAAGGTTTAGGCTTTAGTGCACCGCAGTTTCTGACAAGTCCTGGTTGGTTTAAGACGATGTATGTATTCTCAGGCGTGTGGCAGAGTGCGGGTTGGGGGACGATTATTTATTTGGCGGCACTCTCGGGTGTAGACCCAGGCTTACATGAAGCGGCAATCATTGACGGGGCCTCTCGCTTCCAACGTGTTCGCCACATCAATATACCAGCGCTTATACCGACCATGACCATTCTATTAATTCTGAATATGGGTGGTTTGTTAAGTGTAGGTTTTGAGAAAATATTACTTCTGCAAAATTCATTGAATATGTCAAGCTCTGACGTGATTTCAACCTTTGTCTATCGATCTGGTCTTGTCGATGCGCAATATAGCTTCTCAACAGCTGTTGGTTTATTTAACTCCATTGTGAATTGCATCCTGCTTATTACGGTGAATCAAATTGTCCGCCGTACGAGCGAGAACAGTCTATGGTAG
- a CDS encoding histidine kinase: MRFWRSSFFHIKIYRNKFWAYLIFIVTIGLTLGTMTSVILVNQWIGNARIEAANAFSRIENNFQNDADRIEAYMQRLYSNQDLMKDVRYFMSPSVEGYLTKRLENSPYSSQSLLSFPEDTKTYLYSWAQGDITQISVHTKDYGNVIRFNSFGIPSFQFGVPNTDEIFDESIQKGFVSRKKLNQSATEVGEIRFQISSKRIFSIVNNYQLGNSAVINPSTGEIFIIGNTKSITEEITQQAVAHNKNHGFIVNKGYIPIFFVTFSSTKFNYRFVSTVDLAALIRQHSTVLLNIFMIVFTAMICVLLLVVYNLRDDSRFLHRIIQSIKRAKTADFTPNKPARYRMNEYGMIAREVDDMIHQLNKYIRNEYLLKLKQQEAEMKALQHQINPHFLYNTLEVIRSTALVHQNEPTADAIATLGALYREIVKKENIISIGSELELLRKYLKIMEFKYPEHFFYQIDVEDAILALPTVKFWMQPLAENFFVHGFNINKEFNLFIVSGWEDENYYRLDFIDNGARIDEERLTIIRRILSSNNEHATKSIGLYNVYTRLQFFYQEDFSISIENNDEAGVKISVQISKRGD, translated from the coding sequence ATGAGGTTTTGGAGGAGTTCTTTTTTTCATATTAAAATATATCGCAATAAATTTTGGGCTTACCTAATCTTCATTGTAACCATCGGGTTAACCCTGGGCACTATGACCAGCGTTATTCTTGTGAATCAATGGATCGGAAACGCACGGATTGAAGCTGCGAATGCCTTTTCCCGTATTGAGAACAACTTTCAAAATGATGCCGATCGGATTGAAGCTTACATGCAAAGATTGTATTCCAATCAGGATCTGATGAAAGACGTCCGTTATTTTATGAGCCCCTCCGTTGAAGGGTATCTGACTAAAAGATTGGAGAATAGCCCTTATTCATCACAATCACTGCTCTCTTTTCCTGAGGATACTAAAACATATCTTTACAGCTGGGCACAGGGAGATATTACTCAAATCAGCGTTCATACCAAGGATTACGGAAATGTTATCCGTTTTAATAGTTTTGGCATTCCTAGCTTCCAGTTTGGCGTTCCAAATACTGACGAAATCTTCGATGAAAGTATACAGAAGGGCTTCGTCTCTCGCAAAAAACTAAATCAAAGTGCTACAGAAGTGGGGGAAATCCGCTTTCAGATCAGTAGCAAGCGAATATTCAGTATCGTAAATAATTATCAACTCGGGAATTCGGCTGTAATCAACCCCTCTACCGGGGAGATATTCATTATAGGTAACACAAAATCCATTACGGAAGAAATCACCCAACAAGCGGTTGCGCACAATAAAAATCATGGTTTTATCGTAAATAAAGGATATATTCCTATTTTCTTCGTTACCTTTTCATCCACCAAATTCAATTATCGATTTGTTAGTACAGTAGACTTGGCTGCACTAATACGTCAGCATAGCACGGTATTACTCAATATTTTTATGATCGTCTTTACTGCTATGATCTGTGTACTGCTACTTGTAGTCTACAATCTTCGTGATGATTCGCGATTTCTGCACCGTATTATACAGTCAATCAAACGTGCGAAAACTGCCGACTTCACTCCTAATAAGCCTGCACGTTATCGTATGAATGAATATGGTATGATTGCTCGCGAAGTCGACGATATGATACACCAATTAAATAAATATATTCGGAACGAATACTTGCTTAAGCTAAAACAGCAGGAAGCAGAAATGAAAGCGCTTCAGCATCAAATCAATCCACATTTTCTTTATAATACCTTGGAGGTTATTCGATCTACTGCATTGGTTCATCAGAATGAGCCTACCGCAGATGCCATTGCAACCTTGGGAGCGTTGTATCGAGAAATTGTTAAGAAAGAAAATATCATTTCAATAGGCAGCGAACTAGAGCTGTTACGAAAATACCTGAAAATTATGGAGTTTAAATATCCTGAGCACTTTTTTTACCAAATTGATGTGGAAGATGCAATACTAGCTCTCCCTACTGTGAAGTTCTGGATGCAGCCCTTGGCCGAAAATTTCTTTGTCCATGGGTTTAATATAAATAAAGAATTTAATTTATTTATCGTGTCAGGCTGGGAAGATGAGAACTACTATAGGCTGGATTTCATTGACAATGGAGCACGAATTGATGAAGAACGGCTAACTATCATTAGAAGGATCCTTTCAAGTAATAATGAACATGCCACCAAAAGCATTGGATTATATAATGTCTATACCCGGCTACAATTTTTCTATCAAGAGGATTTCTCGATCAGCATTGAAAATAATGATGAAGCTGGTGTCAAAATCTCTGTACAGATTTCTAAAAGAGGTGATTAG
- a CDS encoding DHA2 family efflux MFS transporter permease subunit produces MTSNAATKPPTQEGDTFSLKAILPPLLAIIVGMIMVILDSTVVNNAVPKLVEYFNTDLKTIQWAITGYTLALSAVIPLAGWMTDKFGSKRIFLVTIVLFTLGSVLCGLAQSPEQLIIFRIIQGLGGGMVAPIGMAMVFKLAPPERRGSIMGVLGIPMLMAPAFGPVISGYLVDYVSWHWIFIINLPIGIVAFILGKKYLPKTEPQKSTHLDILGMCLAPIAFAMLAYGVSEGGTDWSSTGAIAGLTIGGIALILFIVVELRQKYPLLELKVFKSSDFTRGIILTWIVQMALFGATLMIPLYLQNIKGYTALHTGWIVMPQALCAGLMMPISGRLFDKIGARPLAFCGLSVIATAMFILSTVTVDTPIWMVIAAVCVMGLGMGSTMMPLNTHVLNSAPRHLVSRVTPLTSAAQQVVVSFAVTGLTAYLTSHTNTHMATIGKTGNPQTALVAGFGDTFLLTACIVCVGIAMSLILRKPKIQQAENIGEEVDPAMMMGH; encoded by the coding sequence ATGACTTCAAATGCTGCAACAAAACCCCCTACGCAGGAAGGCGACACGTTCTCCCTGAAAGCTATTCTGCCACCTTTGCTTGCGATAATCGTCGGTATGATTATGGTTATTCTGGACAGTACAGTTGTTAACAATGCAGTTCCTAAACTTGTGGAATATTTCAATACTGATCTAAAGACGATTCAATGGGCTATAACGGGGTACACATTGGCACTATCCGCAGTCATTCCACTTGCTGGTTGGATGACCGATAAATTTGGATCAAAGCGTATTTTCCTTGTAACGATTGTGCTGTTTACATTAGGGTCTGTTCTATGCGGCTTAGCCCAATCACCTGAACAACTGATTATATTCCGTATTATTCAAGGTCTAGGCGGAGGTATGGTTGCACCGATCGGGATGGCAATGGTATTCAAATTAGCTCCACCCGAACGTCGCGGCTCTATTATGGGTGTTCTTGGAATTCCAATGCTGATGGCGCCAGCTTTTGGTCCTGTAATATCCGGTTATCTTGTCGATTATGTAAGTTGGCACTGGATCTTCATTATCAATTTGCCAATTGGTATTGTGGCCTTCATTTTAGGCAAGAAATACTTACCGAAGACTGAACCGCAGAAGTCAACACATCTTGATATTCTCGGAATGTGTCTTGCACCGATCGCGTTCGCTATGCTTGCTTATGGTGTGAGCGAAGGGGGAACAGATTGGTCTTCAACAGGTGCTATTGCAGGCTTAACCATCGGTGGTATCGCATTAATATTGTTCATTGTGGTGGAGCTTAGACAGAAGTATCCTTTGCTTGAACTGAAGGTGTTTAAATCATCTGATTTCACTCGCGGTATTATTCTTACTTGGATCGTACAGATGGCATTATTCGGAGCTACGCTGATGATTCCTTTGTATTTACAGAATATTAAAGGTTATACCGCACTTCATACCGGTTGGATCGTGATGCCGCAAGCGTTATGCGCCGGTCTTATGATGCCGATTAGTGGTAGGTTGTTTGATAAAATTGGAGCTCGTCCATTAGCGTTCTGTGGCTTGAGTGTTATCGCCACCGCGATGTTTATTCTCTCGACCGTAACCGTGGATACACCGATTTGGATGGTTATTGCCGCGGTTTGTGTGATGGGGTTAGGTATGGGGTCCACCATGATGCCTCTTAATACACATGTATTAAATTCAGCACCACGTCATTTGGTTAGCCGTGTGACACCGTTGACTTCAGCGGCTCAACAGGTTGTCGTATCGTTCGCAGTAACAGGTCTTACAGCTTATCTGACCTCTCATACAAATACTCATATGGCAACAATCGGAAAGACAGGAAACCCGCAGACTGCCTTAGTAGCTGGCTTTGGAGATACATTTCTCCTAACCGCTTGTATCGTATGTGTTGGTATTGCAATGTCCCTCATCCTTCGTAAGCCGAAGATACAACAAGCTGAAAATATCGGTGAAGAAGTAGATCCAGCGATGATGATGGGTCACTAG
- a CDS encoding TetR/AcrR family transcriptional regulator, with protein sequence MTKEKILDATLHLIKSEGIDSVTIRKIASEAGTNVALINYYFGSKEKLMHEAMKMILETFRSAFDIFDVVEYPPIERLKKFILTYALFLKDYPDLLKRILGHDPLFESVAEYVHFMKQQGFEKLSAVMTEVTGVTDRKTVLLMTQHMFAAIMSPFTKVNPVTKCQPNNCIQSSLLDIPISIEESIDLFFEHYFHKYSVKI encoded by the coding sequence ATGACGAAGGAGAAGATTTTGGACGCCACGCTGCATTTAATTAAATCCGAAGGGATTGATAGTGTCACTATTCGGAAGATTGCTAGTGAAGCTGGCACTAATGTAGCGCTAATTAATTATTATTTCGGGTCGAAAGAAAAACTTATGCATGAAGCAATGAAGATGATCCTGGAAACATTCCGCTCGGCGTTTGATATATTCGATGTTGTGGAATATCCGCCAATCGAACGACTGAAAAAATTTATTTTGACGTATGCCTTATTTCTTAAAGATTATCCTGATTTGCTCAAGCGGATTCTTGGCCATGATCCACTGTTTGAATCGGTAGCCGAATATGTACATTTTATGAAGCAACAAGGGTTCGAGAAATTAAGTGCAGTCATGACAGAAGTGACAGGTGTAACAGATCGAAAGACCGTATTGTTGATGACACAGCATATGTTTGCAGCCATTATGTCACCGTTCACCAAAGTGAATCCTGTTACTAAATGTCAGCCGAACAACTGCATTCAATCGTCTCTACTCGATATTCCTATATCTATTGAGGAAAGTATCGACTTGTTTTTCGAGCATTATTTTCACAAATATTCAGTCAAAATTTAG
- a CDS encoding ABC transporter permease subunit has protein sequence MSTKIERSKIRKRIHWRKQDTELTLLALPTFIWYILFSFLPMFGMIIAFKNFKISGNFISNVLNSSWVGFKNFEFLFKSNDAWIILRNTIGYNIIFIILGIVLPVMFAIMISLLHSRKASKVYQTMMFLPYFLSWVVVSAVGWAFFSFDKGILNQFLVGIGHDAVNWYMEPQYWPYILIFLNIWKSIGYGMIIYLATITGIDSTYYEAAVIDGASIWQQTRFITLPMLKMVIVMMFILSVGRIFYTDFGLFYQVTRDSNSLYNVATTVDVLVYKQLKTATVGMASAAAFVQSMLGCITILSANWIVKKIDSESAMI, from the coding sequence ATGAGCACTAAAATTGAACGAAGCAAAATTAGAAAGCGCATACACTGGCGAAAGCAAGATACCGAGTTAACCCTGCTCGCCTTGCCGACATTCATCTGGTATATCTTATTTTCTTTCTTACCGATGTTCGGTATGATTATCGCTTTTAAAAATTTCAAAATCAGCGGCAATTTTATTAGCAACGTACTAAATAGTTCTTGGGTCGGCTTCAAAAACTTTGAATTCTTATTCAAATCAAATGATGCCTGGATCATTCTTCGCAACACGATAGGGTATAACATCATCTTCATTATTCTTGGCATCGTGTTACCTGTAATGTTCGCCATTATGATCAGCCTGCTGCATAGCCGCAAAGCAAGCAAGGTTTATCAGACCATGATGTTTCTGCCCTACTTTCTGTCATGGGTAGTCGTCTCTGCTGTAGGCTGGGCCTTCTTCAGCTTTGATAAAGGCATCCTCAATCAATTTCTTGTGGGCATTGGGCATGATGCTGTGAATTGGTATATGGAGCCGCAATATTGGCCCTACATTCTTATCTTTTTAAACATCTGGAAGAGCATTGGTTATGGCATGATTATCTATCTGGCAACCATCACGGGAATCGACAGCACTTATTATGAGGCTGCAGTTATTGATGGAGCTTCAATCTGGCAGCAGACACGCTTCATTACCTTACCCATGCTAAAGATGGTCATTGTCATGATGTTCATTCTGTCGGTAGGTCGTATTTTCTACACGGATTTCGGACTGTTCTATCAGGTCACACGAGACTCCAACTCCCTTTACAACGTGGCCACAACAGTTGATGTCCTAGTTTATAAACAGCTAAAAACCGCCACAGTAGGAATGGCATCCGCTGCCGCTTTTGTCCAATCGATGCTGGGCTGTATTACAATTCTGAGTGCTAACTGGATCGTTAAAAAAATCGATTCCGAGAGTGCAATGATTTAG
- a CDS encoding carbohydrate ABC transporter permease: MAKTPTYQSGLEKFNRTSNGINALFTLIFILLAIACVVPVIVVLSISLTDESYIRETGYSIFPTALSGDAYSYIAKQGTMILRALGVSLLVTVVGTILGVLLTTTMGYVISRPAYKLKNFLTWVVFIPMVFNGGLVSSYFINTNFLGLKNSVWALILPLAVSSFNVIICKTFFRSTIPDGLIESAEIDGASQFRTFFSIILPISLPVLATIGLFLCFGYWNDWFQSMLYIDNQNLYSLQALLNSLMSNADALARNSISMGISFAELVATMPKESARMAVAILIVLPVACAYPFFQRYFITGLTIGAVKG, translated from the coding sequence ATGGCAAAGACACCCACCTATCAATCTGGCTTGGAGAAATTCAATCGCACAAGTAACGGCATCAATGCTTTGTTCACCCTGATTTTTATTCTGCTGGCAATTGCCTGTGTCGTGCCGGTGATCGTCGTGTTATCCATATCGCTTACCGATGAATCCTATATTCGTGAAACAGGATACAGCATTTTCCCAACCGCGCTATCCGGAGATGCTTACTCTTATATCGCCAAGCAAGGAACGATGATTCTGCGTGCGCTAGGTGTATCCCTACTTGTAACTGTCGTAGGTACTATACTTGGCGTGCTGCTCACCACAACAATGGGATATGTCATTTCACGTCCGGCTTACAAGCTCAAGAACTTCCTCACCTGGGTTGTATTCATCCCGATGGTATTTAACGGAGGGCTTGTATCCAGTTACTTTATCAACACAAATTTCTTGGGATTAAAGAACAGCGTTTGGGCACTCATCCTGCCGCTCGCAGTATCCTCCTTTAACGTTATTATTTGTAAAACCTTTTTCAGGAGCACGATCCCTGATGGCTTAATCGAATCTGCTGAAATTGACGGGGCTAGTCAGTTTCGCACCTTCTTCTCAATCATTCTCCCGATCTCCTTGCCTGTACTAGCTACGATTGGACTGTTCCTCTGCTTCGGTTACTGGAACGACTGGTTTCAATCGATGCTGTATATCGATAATCAGAATCTCTATTCGCTACAAGCGTTACTTAACAGCTTAATGTCCAATGCCGATGCGCTCGCCCGAAACTCAATAAGCATGGGTATCAGCTTTGCTGAGCTTGTCGCAACAATGCCTAAAGAATCTGCCCGTATGGCTGTTGCTATTCTCATCGTGTTGCCTGTTGCCTGCGCGTATCCCTTCTTCCAGAGATACTTCATTACCGGCCTTACCATTGGCGCAGTCAAAGGCTAG
- a CDS encoding ABC transporter substrate-binding protein encodes MKNTLKFASTLCILALMLSLLAACGSSKPAAPTATNENESGTTATDAPTTKEIPTLVWWLIGGQVPENFSKAVEQMNEYTAEKIGVKVDIKVASWGEWDTKINTIVNTGEPFDMMFTNNTKYSKQVAMGAFADITDLVQSEAPELYKSIPTKVWDGVKIGGKYFAVPTYKDSSLTQYWVFDDKLVQKYNIDYQNIKTMQDLDKPFHDMKAGEGKSFYPLQLIQGEGFPGILNNYDDMTLGFNPIGVNVEDASRKVVSVFEQPEVMTNLKLLHQWYKDGIVNPDAPTKTEGDKYRAFFSAQAFPGAEAGWQITAGIDKYVMTQVFGPLYTTSTIQGSMNVISANSKYKVEAMKYLQLVNTDPKLRNMLAFGELGVDYKNIDGEKSIERISDTWPLAAYSQGTFFNLAVTKGAPLDQWEQVKKLNEQAASSSVLGFALDIGELQTEVANCQAVYDKYRYELLTGASDPEKVIPKLLSELKNAGMDKIMQVAQEQINNYFK; translated from the coding sequence GTGAAGAACACCCTAAAGTTCGCCTCAACATTGTGTATTCTCGCATTAATGCTGTCCCTACTTGCTGCATGTGGCAGCTCGAAGCCAGCGGCGCCCACAGCAACCAACGAAAACGAGAGTGGCACAACGGCTACTGATGCACCAACCACCAAGGAAATTCCTACATTGGTATGGTGGCTGATCGGCGGACAGGTTCCTGAGAACTTTAGTAAAGCGGTTGAGCAAATGAACGAATACACCGCTGAGAAAATCGGTGTCAAAGTAGACATCAAGGTGGCTAGCTGGGGAGAATGGGATACAAAAATCAACACCATTGTGAATACGGGTGAACCCTTTGATATGATGTTTACCAACAACACAAAGTACAGTAAGCAGGTCGCTATGGGAGCGTTCGCGGACATTACGGATCTGGTACAAAGTGAGGCTCCTGAACTTTACAAGTCTATCCCTACCAAAGTATGGGATGGTGTGAAAATTGGTGGAAAATATTTCGCTGTACCGACGTATAAGGATTCTTCATTAACTCAATATTGGGTATTCGATGACAAGCTTGTACAAAAATATAATATCGACTACCAAAACATTAAAACGATGCAAGATTTAGACAAACCATTCCATGATATGAAAGCTGGTGAAGGCAAAAGCTTCTACCCGTTGCAGTTGATCCAAGGCGAAGGCTTCCCAGGCATTTTAAACAATTATGATGATATGACTTTAGGTTTCAATCCTATTGGAGTTAACGTTGAGGATGCTTCCCGGAAAGTCGTGTCAGTGTTTGAACAACCGGAAGTGATGACCAACTTAAAGCTGCTACATCAGTGGTATAAAGATGGTATTGTTAACCCAGATGCACCAACCAAAACTGAAGGCGATAAATACAGAGCATTCTTCTCCGCACAAGCCTTCCCTGGTGCAGAAGCTGGCTGGCAAATCACCGCAGGTATTGACAAATACGTCATGACTCAAGTTTTTGGGCCTTTATATACAACTAGTACGATTCAAGGCTCGATGAATGTAATCTCGGCAAATTCCAAATACAAAGTGGAAGCTATGAAATATTTGCAATTAGTGAATACAGATCCAAAATTACGAAATATGCTTGCATTTGGTGAATTAGGCGTCGACTATAAGAACATTGACGGAGAGAAATCAATCGAGCGGATCAGTGATACATGGCCTTTGGCAGCATACTCCCAAGGTACCTTCTTCAATCTTGCGGTTACGAAGGGAGCTCCTCTAGATCAGTGGGAACAAGTGAAAAAATTGAACGAACAAGCGGCATCATCTAGCGTATTGGGCTTCGCACTTGATATTGGCGAGTTGCAGACTGAGGTTGCTAACTGCCAAGCTGTATATGATAAATATAGATATGAATTGCTTACAGGCGCTTCTGACCCTGAGAAGGTAATCCCTAAATTGCTGTCTGAGCTGAAAAATGCTGGAATGGACAAAATCATGCAAGTTGCTCAAGAACAAATCAACAATTACTTTAAGTAA